In the Malassezia vespertilionis chromosome 1, complete sequence genome, one interval contains:
- a CDS encoding uncharacterized protein (EggNog:ENOG503P021; COG:J; BUSCO:EOG09263FAK), with protein sequence MLRPVGRALAQCRYASSSAKGKSSVPLSSALMVTRAPVLQRDPTAFEREYYRFNVELANRLQQPFPRDLYFKKGSAAGARFDEYYTALQKTWEVKPETKGLANDAGKGVASSESDSTLYQTLPRTTEADKNHDTHSLERALDRTLYLVVSTKGAQAPKWAFPAQRLPDQRTSIDTLHGTAMNGVLETFGDTMDLWLTYILRARILAGKPAPASKDVDFAWLTKEEIQQRLADDGSQESSQYWEKIEGLLDP encoded by the exons ATGCTGCGACCTGtcgggcgcgcgctggcgcagtgcagatATGCGTCGAGCAGTGCAAAAGGAAAAAGCAGCGTTCCGCTGTCTTCTGCATTGATGGTTACGCGAGCGCCAGTGCTGCAGCGGGACCCCACCGCCTTTGAGCGCGAGTATTACCGTTTCAATGTAGAGCTGGCCAACCGACTGCAGCAGCCATTTCCGCGCGACCTATACTTTAAAAAAGGATCTGCAGCTGGCGCACGTTTTGACGAGTATTacactgcgctgcaaaaaaCATGGGAGGTTAAGCCAGAGACAAAAGGCCTTGCGAATGACGCAGGCAAAGGCGTTGCCTCCTCTGAGTCAGACTCCACCCTCTACCAAACACTTCCCCGCACCACAGAAGCGGACAAAAATCACGATACACACagcctcgagcgcgcgctggaccgGACACTCTACCTAGTTGTCTCCACAAAAGGCGCTCAAGCACCCAAGTGGGCTTTTCCTGCCCAGCGTTTGCCCGACCAACGCACAAGCATAGATACGTTGCACGGCACGGCAATGAACGGTGTCTTGGAGACGTTCGGTGATACCATGGATTTATGGCTT ACATACAttcttcgcgcgcgcatcctTGCTGGAAAACCCGCGCCTGCGTCCAAGGACGTAGATTTTGCGTGGCTTACCAAGGAGGAAatccagcagcgccttgccgaTGATGGCAGCCAAGAGTCGAGCCAGTACTGGGAAAAGATTGAGGGTCTCTTGGACCCCTAG
- the SNF4 gene encoding AMP-activated serine/threonine-protein kinase regulatory subunit (COG:C; BUSCO:EOG0926374A; EggNog:ENOG503NXN4), with translation MAAPYEQSAQQPPGSLGDLSNDAASNSCGARRALTHVVQLKDIHLHALHAIRHFLRTRSSYDVLPVSFRLVVLDTKLTIRSALDVMFRANVVSAPTWRSTLAEDDPASTKHDPSSSMYESRADGRPGFSGMITVNDIIHLIQYYYHTASNYDSASLDLETLRLERLREIEQTLDVPPPPLLWIGPLRSLAEAGEVLVRTHARRIPLLDQDEKSGIETVVSVLTQYRLLKFIAMNCRETSGLRASIGSLGIGTFTYAHLLERRRRTPHARLRMGPPPPDHASPYWPLQTATLDTTVFDVVHMFSEKGISAVPILDDAGDVVDLYESVDVITLLRTGAYYQLDLTIRQALERRPADYGDIACCTSDDSLANIFALLKLRRVHRVLVLEPQEALSPLAASPTPAPSLRRCDSTSSERMPIPTRAKGKLVGLLCLSDVLRYIIGSPQGSANVGNTPASSSTPTTAQSSENDSPSLGTPP, from the coding sequence ATGGCTGCACCGTATGAGCAATccgcgcagcagccgccCGGATCGCTCGGAGATCTGTCAAACGACGCTGCCTCAAACTCATgtggcgctcggcgtgccttgACGCATGTAGTGCAGTTGAAGGATATTCATCTgcacgcattgcacgcAATTCGGCACTTTTTGCGGACGCGTAGCAGCTACGACGTGCTCCCCGTGTCGTTCCGGCTGGTCGTGCTTGATACCAAGCTCACGATCAGGTCCGCATTGGACGTCATGTTTCGCGCAAATGTCGTTTCAGCACCGACTTGGCGCTCGACGCTAGCCGAAGACGATCCCGCTTCTACGAAACACGATccgtcgtcgtccatgTACGAGAGTCGCGCCGATGGACGACCTGGATTTTCAGGCATGATCACAGTGAATGACATTATCCACCTTATTCAATACTACTACCATACCGCTTCTAATTACGACTCGGCGAGCCTGGATCTTGAAACGCTTCGCCTAGAACGCTTGCGCGAGATTGAGCAGACGCTCgatgtgccgccgccgccattgcTTTGGATCGGTCCTTTGCGGTCACTTGCAGAGGCAGGGGAGGTGCTTGTACGCACACATGCACGGCGTATTCCCTTGCTGGACCAGGACGAGAAGAGCGGGATTGAGACAGTGGTGAGCGTCCTTACCCAGTACCGTCTGCTAAAATTCATTGCGATGAACTGCAGAGAGACGAGCGGTCTGCGCGCAAGTATCGGATCCTTGGGCATCGGCACGTTTACCTATGCACACTTGCTagagcggcggcgcaggacgcCTCATGCTCGCCTGCGCATGGgtccgccgccgcccgacCATGCATCTCCGTACTGGCCGCTGCAGACCGCGACGCTAGACACGACTGTGTTTGACGTTGTCCACATGTTTAGCGAGAAGGGGATCAGCGCCGTACCCATTCTCGACGATGCTGGCGACGTCGTTGACCTATACGAATCTGTCGACGTAATTACGTTGCTGCGTACCGGTGCATACTACCAGTTGGATCTTACTATCCGCCAGGCATTGGAGCGCCGCCCCGCCGACTACGGCGACATCGCTTGCTGCACCTCGGACGACTCTCTCGCCAACATTTTCGCTCTCCTCAagctgcgtcgcgtgcaCAGAGTGCTCGTTCTCGAGCCCCAGGAAGCACTAAGTCCATTGGCCGCCTCACCGACACCCGCACCTAGTCTGAGACGGTGCGATTCGACGAGCTCGGAACGAATGCCCATCCCTACACGAGCCAAAGGCAAGCTCGTTGGCTTGCTATGCCTCTCTGACGTGCTGCGCTACATTATCGGGAGCCCACAAGGCAGTGCCAATGTTGGCAACACCCCCGCGTCCAGCTCCACACCCACCACTGCGCAAAGCTCTGAGAACGACTCGCCCAGTTTGGGCACACCGCCATAG
- the cbp3 gene encoding beta-ketoacyl-[acyl-carrier-protein] synthase II (COG:C; EggNog:ENOG503P27E): MPTSMHLLRSVALLERRITVNARAIGGIRENSDASLNKRRGRARESLLRRNLAPLSPPTPAPAQEPYNPLTVSLVKGVGRVMGYNFVRSKAIKVTGDLYDRCATRAQAEAHFWYKECALPASFQTWFQLTNLHIFLLLSRFRALPKDEAQTYAQELVNHFFIDTESRMRERFGVQTSRLVKGYMKDLHLQHRGSMIAYDEGLATDNVRLSGAVWRNVWGGGWGAIGGVKRKTPIDKTKRGDDTAEEGRPELAIDKDALQVQDALPDAFEEDRAARAEILFPQHLERVTRWLRREIYRLGHLPDETIIDGDVHAQRSTELSGGEQPVVSAYTRI; the protein is encoded by the coding sequence ATGCCAACCAGCATGCATCTTTTGCGTTCTGTCGCGCTGCTAGAGCGCCGCATTACGGtgaatgcacgcgcaataGGTGGGATACGTGAGAACAGTGATGCTTCTTTAAATAAGCGCCgtgggcgtgcgcgtgAATCGCTGTTGCGGCGCAacctcgcgccgctttcgcCTCCGACCCCTGCGCCAGCCCAAGAGCCATACAACCCGCTCACTGTGTCGTTGGTCAAAGGAGTCGGCCGTGTAATGGGCTACAACTTTGTCCGCAGCAAAGCTATCAAGGTCACCGGCGACTTGTACGACCGATGTGCGACGCGGGCACAAGCGGAGGCGCATTTCTGGTACAAGGAATGCGCGCTTCCTGCCTCTTTCCAGACGTGGTTCCAGCTGACAAACCTGCATATATTTCTCCTGCTTAGCCGTTTCCGTGCACTTCCgaaggacgaggcgcagacTTACGCACAAGAACTTGTGAATCACTTTTTCATCGACACGGAatcgcgcatgcgcgagcggTTTGGCGTACAAACATCGCGCCTTGTGAAAGGCTACATGAAAGATTTGCATTTGCAGCACCGCGGTTCTATGATTGCGTACGACGAGGGTTTGGCCACTGATAATGTGCGTCTCTCCGGAGCGGTTTGGCGCAATGTCTGGGGCGGCGGCTGGGGTGCAATTGGCGGTGTGAAACGCAAGACGCCCATCGACAAGACTAAGCGCGGAGACGACACAGCCGAAGAAGGCCGGCCAGAGCTGGCCATAGAcaaagacgcgctgcaagtgcaagacgcgctgccGGATGCATTTGAAGAGgaccgtgcggcgcgcgccgaaattCTCTTTCCCCAGCACTTGGAACGCGTCACTCGCTGGCTCCGCCGCGAGATATACCGCCTCGGCCACTTGCCCGACGAGACAATTATAGACGGAGacgtgcatgcgcagcgttcTACGGAACTGAGCGGCGGGGAGCAGCCTGTAGTGTCTGCCTATACGCGCATTTAA
- the HIS6 gene encoding 1-(5-phosphoribosyl)-5[(5-phosphoribosylamino)methylideneamino]imidazole-4-carboxamidisomerase (EggNog:ENOG503NVJU; BUSCO:EOG092640IZ; COG:E): protein MPRRRSQFRPCIDLHHGKVKQIVGGTLCDEPGQGEKSLSLRTNFVAEHPSAYYAELYKQHDLRGGHIIKLGPGNDAAAKEAIAAWPNGMHVGGGIDATNAKAWIDQGAEKVIVTSYLFPNCTFSMARLLELERVVGKERLVVDISCRRRENGWVVAMNRWQDLTDMVLSKESLDTVSAHCSELLIHAADVEGLCQGIDEELVQKLGEWATIPATYAGGARHIEDLELIDRLSNGSVDLTFGSALDIFGGTGVTLASLVARRDRAP from the exons ATGCCGCGTCGACGCAGCCAGTTTCGGCCGTGCATCGATCTGCATCATGGCAAGGTAAAGCAGATTGTAGGAGGTACTTTGTGCGACGAGCCGGGTCAAGGGGAGAAGAGTTTGTCATTGCGCACCAATTTCGTCGCAGAGCATCCGTCTGCCTACTACGCCGAGCTGTACAAGCAACacgacttgcgcggcggccatATTATCAAGCTTGGCCCTGGCAATGATGCCGCTGCCAAAGAGGCCATTGCTGCATGGCCAAATGGGATGCATGTGGGCGGTGGGATTGATGCGACGAACGCCAAAGCGTGGATTGACCAAGGTGCAGAGAAGGTGATTGTCACCTCCTACCTTTTCCCGAATTGCACATTTTCCATGGCCAGGCTTTTGGAGCTAGAGCGGGTTGTAGGCAAGGAGCGGCTCGTCGTCGATATCAGctgccggcggcgcgagaATGGATGGGTCGTCGCAATGAACCGATGGCAGGATCTTACCGACATGGTACTCAGCAAGGAATCGCTTGATACCGTTTCTGCACACTGCAGCGAGCTGCTTATTCATGCAGCCGATGTCGAAGGTCTGTGCCAAGGGATCGATGAGGAGCTTGTACAAAAACTGGGCGAATGGGCCACGATTCCCGCGACGTacgccggcggcgcgcgcc ATATCGAGGACTTGGAACTGATTGATCGGCTCTCGAATGGCAGCGTCGACCTCACGTTCGGTAGCGCACTCGATATTTTTGGCGGCACCGGCGTCACCCTGGCCAGTCTTGTAGCTCGACGCGATCGTGCTCCATAG
- the NIC96 gene encoding nuclear pore complex subunit (EggNog:ENOG503NU66; COG:D): MDAYLAQAAPNGQPVMSLSDILQQSRKLTNQIGRDSDLPPIQLGIDQIESQSRKLASKSVRNGNSSAEARAHYLLASGGIDAAQLANSIQHTNIANTFEPLQPVYDTDIEGYVRHEHEQIILSMIEESRQQTLDDFQQGLGKNLAHDWQVQKKRISEELGQHRVEQGSVSFAQSVSSKDALRESVASNDSPAYTSLLHSRMIRYDTVVVRLNRARVENEPIPLIHAFMETAESFTQEPTRKRGILDTWTILKYMVHESGTDMGTGLPKPVKEREYAASYLDLDAFHSESGSAMRQKWVQSACAYLEAQFAEHMEQVIAANPLKAQRGGVPTVRATVSAFLRVLLKTPQGAWGGGVDREMDLGTETPLWAQLFYLLRIGKKSEAFMCAQENEATLSHVDPSFLTFFKAWLDAPNRQLARTMRDPCMAEYVSRFRSVPLEAQDPYHYALYRLMGRFDVAKKFPAALVSSTENWLWLQLSMVTESASKVEAQDSTLRPCSLQDLANKLEKYGEAYFDPKGNRPLHYFQLLLLVGQFERAVGFLHTRLAFQVDVVQFAIALTYYGLLRVPSLANTSQFDLVTIAETNHGLVTYLDFSKLIQRYTRAFSQSSARDALEYISLLCLNADAPPPIGEAQVARCHELVRSLLLEATSTGFVELLGDVRTDGAKVPGLIEQSHALLHLRDKRDFLNKIVQFAATQCEREQRFADAILLYNHVGEYDTVLSVLNRQLGATLMEPANVHEWQTNVDAGSPASLSAVSNIVTLARSILTSYEQQFGYQSAKSEVCHTLLGLKKAVSLYHDNQLQPALQAFEAQRVLPLDPEARKDVVSITRKAEDFKNYDENLTKNFSEIVLMAMTILYKLHQELKNSLTRTGSGTLYEYRSQARALMMWAGMLRFRMSNETYSQLTRLDVYVH, from the exons ATGGATGCCTATCTCGCACAGGCGGCCCCGAACGGGCAGCCTGTCATGTCGCTTTCCGACATTTTGCAGCAGTCACGTAAGCTGACGAACCAGATTGGACGCGACTCAGATCTTCCTCCTATCCAGCTTGGTATTGATCAAATTGAGAGCCAGAGCCGCAAGCTGGCGAGCAAGAGTGTGCGCAATGGTAATTCATCTGCcgaagcacgcgcgcattATCTTCTTGCGAGCGGCGGAATTGatgctgcacagcttgcAAACAGCATTCAGCATACCAATATTGCAAACACATTTGAGCCGCTACAGCCAGTGTACGACACAGACATCGAGGGCTACGTTCGCCATGAGCACGAGCAGATCATTTTGAGCATGATTGAAGAGAGCCGCCAGCAGACACTGGATGATTTCCAGCAGGGTCTGGGCAAAAATTTGGCGCACGACTGGCAAgtgcaaaagaagcgcatTTCGGAAGAGTTGGGCCAAcaccgcgtcgagcaaggcAGTGTGAGTTTTGCGCAGTCTGTATCCTCCAAGGATGCGCTCCGCGAAAGCGTTGCATCTAATGATAGCCCCGCATACACCTCCCTCTTGCACAGCCGCATGATCCGCTACGATACCGTGGTCGTACGTTTAAATCGTGCGCGCGTAGAAAACGAGCCGATCCCGCTTATCCATGCGTTTATGGAGACCGCCGAGTCATTTACTCAGGAACCTActcgcaagcgcggcatacTGGATACGTGGACGATTCTCAAGTACATGGTCCACGAGTCCGGTACGGATATGGGCACGGGCCTACCCAAACCTGTAAAGGAGCGCGAGTACGCGGCCAGTTACTTGGACCTAGATGCATTTCACTCGGAATCTGGCTCTGCGATGCGCCAGAAGTGGGTTCAGAGTGCGTGTGCGTACCTTGAGGCGcagtttgccgagcacaTGGAGCAAGTCATCGCCGCCAATCCACTcaaggcacagcgcggcggcgtgcctaCTGTCCGTGCGACCGTTTCCGCCTTTCTCCGTGTTTTGCTCAAGACCCCTCAAGGTGCGTGGGGCGGCGGTGTGGACCGCGAAATGGATCTGGGCACAGAAACGCCGCTCTGGGCGCAACTCTTTTATCTCTTGCGGATCGGCAAAAAATCTGAGGCATTCATGTGTGCGCAAGAGAATGAGGCCACGCTTTCGCATGTGGACCCATCATTTCTCACCTTTTTCAAGGCGTGGCTCGATGCGCCAAATCGTCAGCTGGCGCGGACTATGCGCGATCCATGCATGGCCGAATATGTCTCTCGATTCAGGAGTGTACCGTTGGAAGCACAGGACCCATACCACTATGCACTTTATCGTCTCATGGGCCGCTTTGATGTCGCAAAGAAATTTCCTGCCGCACTCGTTTCCAGCACGGAAAATTGGCTCTGGCTGCAGCTTTCGATGGTGACAGAAAGTGCGTCCAAGGTCGAGGCGCAAGATTCCACCCTGCGACCCTGTTCGCTGCAAGACCTTGCAAACAAGTTGGAAAAGTATGGTGAGGCGTACTTTGACCCCAAAGGCAACCGGCCGCTGCACTACTTCCAGCTCCTCTTGCTTGTCGGTCAATTTGAGAGAGCCGTTGGATTTTTGCACACGCGTCTCGCTTTCCAAGTAGACGTTGTGCAATTTGCCATTGCCCTGACCTACTATGGTCTTTTGCGCGTACCTTCCTTGGCCAACACGTCGCAGTTTGACCTTGTGACCATCGCGGAGACGAACCACGGATTGGTCACTTACCTGGACTTTAGCAAGTTAATCCAGCGATAtacgcgcgctttttcacaatccagcgcgcgcgacgcgctcgaaTATATCAGTTTATTGTGCTTGAatgcggatgcgccgccgccgatcggcgaagcgcaagtcgcgcgaTGCCACGAGCTTGTGCGTAGCCTTTTGCTGGAAGCTACCTCTACCGGCTTTGTCGAGTTATTGGGCGATGTACGCACCGACGGCGCTAAAGTGCCCGGTTTGATCGAACAGAGCCACGCTCtgctgcatttgcgcgacaagcgcgactTTTTGAACAAGATTGTCCAATTCGCAGCAACGCAgtgcgagcgcgagcagcgcttcgccgACGCAATTCTATTGTACAACCACGTCGGTGAATACGACACTGTTCTCTCAGTGCTTAACCGTCAACTTGGCGCGACATTGATGGAGCCCGCGAATGTGCACGAGTGGCAGACGAACGTGGACGCAGGCTCACCCGCGAGCCTTTCTGCGGTCTCCAACATTGTCACGCTTGCACGGAGTATCCTCACGAGCTACGAGCAGCAATTTGGCTACCAGAGCGCCAAGAGCGAAGTGTGCCACACCTTGCTGGGCCTGAAGAAGGCTGTGTCTCTTTACCACGATAATCAACTGCagcctgcgctgcaagcattcgaagcgcagcgcgtgcttcCTCTGGATCCAGAAGCACGCAAGGATGTCGTTTCCATCACACGCAAAGCAGAAGACTTTAAAAACTACGACGAAAACCTCACGAAAAACTTTTCCGAGATTGTCTTGATGGCCATGACCATTCTTTACAAACTTCACCAGGAGCTCAAGAATTCGCTTACACGTACTGGCTCGGGG ACACTCTACGAATACCGCagccaagcgcgtgcattgatGATGTGGGCAGGCATGCTTCGTTTCCGCATGAGCAACGAAACGTACAGCCAGCTGACAAGGCTCGATGTCTAT GTCCATTAA
- the SKY1 gene encoding non-specific serine/threonine protein kinase (EggNog:ENOG503NV4H; COG:T) gives MRDSDLVSDSASGNSGQGGSEDAGSVLTEDEEDYEDYCRGGYHPVHVGDQFSNGRYVIVRKLGWGHFSTVWLAKDTVAKRHVALKVVKSAPHYTETAMDEIKLLQRVVSADRSHPGNRHCVAMLDHFRHRGPNGSHVCMVFEVLGENLLGLIKRYQHRGVPIHNVKQIAKQVLLALDYMHRSCGIIHTDLKPENVLICIEDVEAVVEAELRTNPMAVPTKLVGVPPSQGRGGTQTPRRDPVFITSSMPLPSPSSSLGSSPMFDKLVFGMSKLDKPNGRLDPAESTNDQDSLASTASNSYMSGPNSLASSVLPPNASNIHSPIDKPGGMAFGGKLPFPVQKGPSLLSQQARKVADDASPPTTAHLGEQSARSYVETMEMSTDSANTSTSGPTAMDDDMRPAPAAGDPTILPPPPPYDPTSLECITVKIADLGNACWTDHHFTNDIQTRQYRCPEAILGAKWGTTADLWSASAMFFELLTGDYLFDPAAGAKYNKDDDHIAQIIELLGDFPKSLAFSGKYSAEIFNRKGEPKHIHKLRYWPLISVLQEKYLLPFEKANQLSSFLLPMLRLNPSERASAQEALKHPWLEGMITQGEIEIAMLSQPTEPIERTEHERDLPAALQRLEQDVQDAMKPISPLASSPAGRNAGMESSSPDTHALQSQLSTTRLS, from the exons ATGCGCGATAGTGATCTCGTATCGGacagcgcgagcggcaaCTCTGGGCAAGGTGGCTCTGAGGATGCCGGCTCTGTCCTCACAGAGGACGAAGAAGACTACGAGGACTATTGCCGGGGTGGATACCACCCCGTACACGTCGGCGACCAGTTTTCAAACGGACGCTACGTAATTGTCCGCAAGCTTGGATGGGGCCACTTTTCCACAGTGTGGCTCGCAAAAGACACGGT TGCAAAACGCCACGTTGCGCTAAAAGTGGTCAagtctgcgccgcactaTACGGAAACAGCGATGGACGAGATTAAGCTACTGCAGCGAGTGGTCTCTGCCGATCGGTCACACCCAGGAAACCGCCACTGCGTTGCCATGCTTGACCATTTCCGCCACCGAGGACCGAATGGCTCGCACGTGTGTATGGTTTTTgaggtgcttggcgagaACTTGCTTGGCCTTATCAAGCGCTACCAACACCGTGGTGTACCCATCCACAACGTGAAACAAATTGCGAAACAGGttctgctcgcgcttgacTATATGCACCGGAGCTGTGGCATTATCCACACGGACCTGAAACCTGAAAATGTGCTCATCTGTATCGAGGATGTTGAAGCCGTCGTGGAGGCAGAACTGCGTACGAACCCGATGGCTGTGCCGACAAAATTGGTCGGCGTTCCCCCCAGCCAAGGGCGCGGAGGCACACAAACACCCCGACGTGACCCCGTGTTTATCACGAGCTCTATGCCTTTGCCAAGCCCGAGCAGCAGCCTCGGCTCGAGTCCCATGTTTGACAAGCTCGTCTTTGGCATGTCAAAGCTCGACAAGCCAAATGGCCGGCTCGATCCCGCCGAAAGTACCAACGACCAGGATTCTTTGGCTTCCACCGCATCGAACTCGTACATGTCCGGCCCCAATAGCCTGGCAAGCTCTGTACTACCTCCCAACGCCTCAAACATCCACTCTCCGATAGACAAGCCGGGTGGGATGGCGTTTGGCGGCAAGCTGCCTTTTCCTGTACAAAAAGGACCTTCGCTCCTCTcgcagcaggcgcgcaaagtcgCCGACGATGCGAGTCCACCGACCACTGCGCACCTGGGcgagcaaagcgcgcgatccTATGTGGAGACGATGGAAATGTCCACCGACTCGGCCAATACCTCCACCTCTGGCCCCACCGCGATGGACGATGATatgcgcccagcaccgGCAGCGGGTGACCCAACGATACTCCCGCCGCCACCGCCTTACGACCCCACCTCGCTGGAGTGCATTACTGTGAAAATTGCTGATCTGGGGAATGCGTGCTGGACGGACCACCATTTTACCAATGATATCCAAACCCGCCAATACCGATGCCCCGAAGCTATCCTCGGCGCCAAGTGGGGCACTACCGCCGATCtgtggagcgcaagcgctaTGTTTTTTGAGCTGCTCACGGGCGATTACCTCTTCGACCCTGCCGCAGGCGCGAAATACAACAAAGACGACGACCACATCGCGCAAATTATTGAGCTACTCGGCGATTTTCCCAAGAGCCTTGCTTTCTCCGGCAAGTACAGTGCGGAGATATTTAATCGTAAAGGGGAGCCGAAGCATATCCACAAGCTGCGGTACTGGCCACTAATTTCTGTGCTACAGGAAAAGTATCTGCTCCCCTTTGAGAAGGCAAACCAGCTCAGCTCCTTTTTGCTCCCCATGCTTCGGCTGAATCCATCCGAGCGTGCATCCGCACAAGAAGCGCTAAAGCATCCCTGGCTTGAAGGCATGATCACCCAAGGCGAAATCGAGATAGCCATGCTTTCCCAGCCGACAGAGCCGATCGAGCGCACTGAGCACGAACGCGACTTgcctgccgcgctccagcggTTAGAGCAGGACGTGCAGGACGCGATGAAACCCATTAGTCCGCTGGCCTCGTCTCCTGCCGGGCGGAATGCGGGCATGGAGTCCAGCTCGCCGGacacgcacgcgctgcaaagccAATTGTCGACTACCCGTCTCTCCTGA
- a CDS encoding uncharacterized protein (COG:S; EggNog:ENOG503P9KN) — MTADAKRRPKRKRVRKSRTAVVSSSDSSSSDESAAPTLAKSSAPARGGDDSDASVGFDEESNEHDVQVLDDAVLEEGLEPPTLHLSFDEGPETSRRNTTKRLADDQMAMLTTESISEQLQQKQRNTFRTLWMQAVTEEFGDELDAMRQDDPRLSTETTTTSSATSRLPLLIDALSFGSEVFPGAQDTAGPGSQAVDEVALALPA; from the coding sequence ATGACTGCGGACGCGAAGCGACGTccgaagcgcaagcgtgtgcgcaaatcgcgcacCGCAGTAGTAAGCTCTTCTGACAGCTCTTCCTCCGACGAATCCGCTGCGCCAACGCTGGCAAAGTCGagtgcgcctgcacgaGGCGGCGACGATTCCGACGCAAGCGTTGGTTTTGACGAAGAGTCTAATGAGCACGATGTGCAGGTACTGGACGATGCCGTACTGGAAGAGGGACTGGAACCGCCTACATTGCACCTTTCGTTTGACGAGGGGCCCGAaacgtcgcgccgcaatACCACGAAAAGGCTGGCCGATGACCAGATGGCCATGTTGACGACAGAGTCGATCTcggagcagctgcagcaaaAACAGCGCAATACGTTTAGGACACTATGGATGCAAGCAGTGACGGAAGAGTTTGGCGATGAGCTGGATGCGATGCGTCAGGACGATCCGCGGCTCAGCACAGAAACGACGACGACCAGCAGTGCTACCTCGCGACTCCCTTTACTTATCGATGCCTTGTCTTTTGGTAGCGAGGTATTCCCCGGTGCACAAGATACAGCAGGTCCCGGTAGCCAGGCCGTGGATGAAGTAGCGCTCGCATTGCCGGCATAA
- the SOL1 gene encoding 6-phosphogluconolactonase (EggNog:ENOG503NY1P; COG:G): MRGTEVPVVVQSDPILYDFPTTGELSKALGDFIVKAQNEAVERRGKFTIALSGGSLPKMLAEALLNRNDKSVRWENWQIFFADERLVPLNDEDSNYYLAHNELFSKVPELQRDQIYTIDESLLDDPEELADQYEKQLVQEFAEKDSVRNPVFDLILLGMGPDGHTCSLFPNHPLLGEQSRWVAPITDSPKPPSTRVTFTYPVLNHAHHAAFVLAGAGKQEMLAKVLDDAKLGLPASRVRPYTPGNVFFFADAAAAKTAKYPRTTFHL, encoded by the exons ATGCGTGGAACTGAGGTACCGGTTGTCGTCCAGTCGGACCCGATTCTGTATGATTTCCCCACGACTGGGGAGCTAAGCAAGGCTCTCGGCGACTTCATCGTCAAG GCCCAAAACGAGGCGGTCGAACGCCGTGGCAAGTTCACCATCGCGCTCTCGGGTGGCTCTTTGCCCAAGATGCTTGCTGAGGCACTTCTTAACCGCAATGATAAGTCCGTGCGCTGGGAGAACTG GCAAATTTTCTTTGCGGATGAGCGTCTCGTGCCGCTCAACGACGAAGATTCGAACTACTACCTCGCGCACAATGAGCTTTTTTCCAAGGTCCCCGAGCTGCAACGTGATCAAATTTACACGATCGACGAGTCTCTCTTGGACGATCCcgaggagcttgccgaTCAATACGAAAAGCAATTGGTGCAAGAGTTTGCGGAGAAGGACTCGGTGCGCAACCCCGTGTTTGACTTGATCTTGCTGGGGATGGGCCCCGATGGTCACACTTGCAGCTTGTTTCCCAACCACCCGttgcttggcgagcagtCCCGCTGGGTGGCTCCCATCACCGATTCGCCCAAGCCGCCTTCTACTCGCGTCACGTTTACCTACCCTGTGCTGAACCACGCACACCATGCGGCGTTTGTTTTGGCTGGTGCTGGTAAGCAGGAAATGCTCGCCAAAGTACTTGATGACGCTAAACTTGGTCTGCCTGCAAGTCGCGTGCGTCCATACACGCCTGGCAATGTGTTCTTctttgccgacgctgcggctgcCAAGACGGCAAAGTACCCTCGCACCACTTTCCATCTGTGA